ATGGCGGGCGGTGAAGGAGATGCCGAACTTCACCGGCGTCAGCGCCAGCCCCCGTTTGCGCACCCGGTTCGCGCGGTTGAAGGCGTCGATCTCCGCCCGGCGGCGGCGGTAGCCGCTGGTGCGCTCCACCCGGTCCAGCAAGGTGGGCAGGATGTCGGTGTCGGTCACCGTCATGCCATAGGGCGTCACGTCCCGCCCCGGCCCGTACAGGTTCGCCCGCCGTACGTCCAGCGGGTCGCGGCCCAGCGACCGGGCGACCGCGTCCACCACATGCTCGATGGCCGCCATGCCCTGCGGCCCGCCGAACCCGCGGAACGCGGTGTTGGACACCGTGTGGGTCATGCAGCGGTGGCCGGTGACCGTGGCGGCGGGCAGGAAATAGGCGTTGTCGGCGTGGAACATGGCCCGGTCCACCACGCCGTTGGACAGGTCGGGCGACATGCCGCAGCGGGCCGCCAGTTCCACATCCAGCGCCCGGATGCGCCCGTCGTCGTCGAAGCCCACGTCGTAGCGCACATGGAAGTCGTGGCGCTTGCCGGTCATCAGCATGTCGTCGTCGCGGTCCATGCGGAATTTCACCGGGCGCCCGCAGGCCGCCGCCAGCACCGCGGCGATGGCCGCCACGTGGGCCGCCTGGGATTCCTTGCCTCCGAAACCGCCGCCCAGCCGGCGGCATTCCACCGTGACGGCGCTCATGGGGCGGCCCAGCACCTTGGCGACGGTGGCCTGCACCTCCGACGGGTGCTGGGTGGAGGAGTGGATCAGCATCGCCCCGTCCTCGCCGGGGATGGCATAGGCGATGTGGGTTTCCAGATAGAAGTGATCCTGCCCGCCCACCCGCAGCGTGCCCGACAGCCGCCGGGGCGACGATTCCAGGTCCGCCGCCGCGTCGCCGCGGCGGAAGGTCTGGGCCGGGCTGACGAACAGCCCCTGGTCCAGCGCCTCCTCCGCCGTCAGCACGGCGGGGAGATCCTCGTAATAGACGGCGATGCGGCGGGCGGATGCCCGGGCCTGCAGCAGCGTGTCCGCCGCCACCGCCACGATCGCCTGACCGGCATAAAGCACCGTGTCCCCCGCCAGCAGGGGATCGCCGGGCAGCACCGCCCCCACATCGGTTTCCCCCGGCACGTCATCCAGCGTCACCACGGCGTGGACGCCGGGTGCTATGCGCGCCTGCGCCAGATCCATGCCCAGGATGCGGGCGTGCGCCCGTTCCGACAGGTGCACGGCGGCGTGCAGCGTGCCCGGCAGTTCCGGCAGGTCGTCCACATAGCGGGCGGCGCCGGTCACATGGCCGGCGCCGCTGTCGTGGGCGATGGCGCTGTGGACCCCGCCGCGGATGGGGCGGGCCGCCGGGGCGGCGCCGGTGGGTGAAATCGTGTCAGTCATGGGCCGCCTCCCCCGCCGGTGCCGGGCCGGCGGTGTCATGGAAGAACCGCAGCAGCAGGTTGCCCGCCACCAGACGGCGGTAATCGGACGAGGCGCGCATGTCGTCCAGCGGCGCGAAATCCCGGTCCAGCGCCGCGCGGGCGGCGGTGACGGTCTCCTCGGTCCACGGCCGGCCGGGCAGGAAGGTTTCCAGCGACCGCGCGCGGGCCGGGGTGGCGGCCATGCCGCCATAGCCGGTGCGCAGGCTGTCCACACGCCCCTGCCCGTCCAGCCGCAGCCGGAAGGCGGCGCAGACCGCGGAGATGTCCTGATCCCGCCGCTTGCTGACCTTCCACACCGCGAACCGCTCATCGGGCTTGGGGATGGGGATGACCACACGGGCCACGATCTCCCCCGGCATCAGCACCGTCTGGCGCCGCCCCACGTAGAAATCCTCCAGCGCCACCGTGCGCCATGCCCCATGGCGGTACAGACCCAGCGAGGCGCCCAGCGCCAGCAGCGCCGGCATGGTGTCGCCGATGGGGGAACCGTTGGCGATGTTGCCGCCCAGCGTGCCCATGTTGCGCACCTGCGCCGCCCCGATGCGGGACACCAGATCCGCGAACGCCGGAATCCGCCGCCGCAGCAGCGGCAGCAGCCGGGCATAGGTCACCGCCGCCCCGATGTCGAGGGAGCCGTCCTGCTCCTTGATGGTCAGAAGCTCCTCCACCGCCCCCAGATGAATGACCGCGGGCAACTCCCGCCCCTGCTTGGTGACCCACAGCCCGACGTCGGTGCCGCCCGACACGAACACCGCGTCGGGATGGTGCGACACCGCCGCCGACAGCGCGTCCAGCGTCGGCGGGGCGAGGAACACCGTGTCCCCTTCGGCCAGGGTCAGCCCACCCGGCGCCGGCTCCACCGATTGCAGCAGGGAGATGATGCCGGCCTCCGCCCGGTCGAAACGGTCGCGGGTGCCGCGTTCGCTCAGCAGCCGGCGGGCGGCATCGACGATGGGGCGGTAGCCGGTGCAGCGGCACAGGTTGCCGGCCAGCGCGTCGTGAATGGCGTCGTCGCCCGTGGGTGCGCCCTCGTCATGGACGAGCGCGAACAGCGCCATGACGAACCCCGGCGTGCAGAACCCGCATTGGGAGGCGTGGGCGTCCACCAGCGCCTGCTGCACCGGGTGCAGCGCGCCGTCGCCGGCGGCCAGATCCTCCACCGTCAGCAGCAGCCGGCCATGGAGCATGGGCAGGAACAGGATGCAGGCGTTGACGGCGCGGTAACGGACCCGCGGCACCCCCGCCGTATCGGTCACCAGATCGCCGACCACCACGGTGCAGGCGCCGCAATCGCCCTCGGCGCAGCCCTCCTTGGTGCCGGTGCGGCCCTGGGACCGCAGCCATTGCAGCACGGTGGTGGTGGGGGACACCCCGTGCACCTCGACCACCCGGCCACCCTGCACGAAACGCACGGCTCCGCTCATCATCCCTCCATCGACGGCTGTGTCCATGATGGAGAAAGCTGACGCTGACGGCAACCACACGTATGGCGGGGGGTGGAGGAATGGAGGCACCCGGCCTCCCCTCTCCCCGGTGGGGAGAGGGGGAAGAACGGGGATTTTACGCCCCCACCATCCGTTCCAGCGCGGCGACGGCGTTGCGGGCCAGCGGCAGCGTGTGGTCGCGGGGGCCGCCGCCGGGACCGTGGGCGATCCGGTCCACCACATGGTGCAAGGCCCGGATGACGCCGGTCAGCGTCGTCGGCTCCGTCCGCCGCAGCAGCGCACTGGTCTCGTCCCAGGTCAGCGCCGCCACCCGGTCCCGCAAATCGTCGTCATCGGGAGACAGGGTCTTCCACCCCGCCACCTGACGCTCCATCACGTCCAGCAGCACCGTCACCGGGTCGGCGTTCCGGGAATCGGCGGTTTGGGAATTTTGCACGCGCAGGGGTGTGCCTGTGGTATCCACCACATTAGCCATGAGTCGACTCCTTGGGTTAGTCGAGTTGTGGTCAGGCCGGGGCGGGTGTTGCTACCACCCGCCCCGGCCGTCCTGAAAGGCTGAATCAAAGGACGGCGCTTGTCAATCGCAGACGTCGCCGCACCAAAAGCCCCTGAATACTCGGATATACACAAAAGCCCCCTCTTCCGGCAGGAAGAGAGGGCTTCGTGACTGGTGCCTGTGCTTTACGCTCAGGTGTCCAGGAAGCTGCGCAGCTTGCGCGACCGCGACGGATGCTTCAGCTTGCGCAGGGCCTTCGCCTCGATCTGGCGGATGCGCTCGCGGGTCACGTTGAACTGCTGGCCGACCTCTTCCAGCGTGTGGTCGGTGTTCATGCCGATGCCGAAACGCATCCGCAGAACCCGTTCCTCACGCGCGGTCAGCGACGACAGCACGCGGGTGGTGGTCTCGCGCAGGTTCGCCTGAATGGCGGCGTCCAGCGGCAGCACCGCGTTCTTGTCCTCGATGAAATCGCCCAGATGGCTGTCTTCCTCGTCGCCGATGGGGGTTTCGAGAGAGATCGGCTCCTTGGCGATCTTCAGAACCTTGCGCACCTTTTCCAGCGGCATCATCAGCCGCTCGGCCAGCTCTTCCGGGGCCGGCTCGCGGCCGATCTCGTGCAGCATCTGGCGGCTGGTGCGGACCAGCTTGTTGATCGTCTCGATCATGTGCACCGGGATGCGGATGGTGCGGGCCTGATCGGCAATGGAGCGGGTGATGGCCTGCCGGATCCACCAGGTGGCGTAGGTGGAGAACTTGTAGCCGCGGCGGTACTCGAACTTGTCCACCGCCTTCATCAGGCCGATGTTGCCCTCCTGGATCAGGTCCAGGAACTGCAGGCCGCGGTTGGTGTACTTCTTGGCGATGGAGATGACGAGGCGCAGGTTGGCCTCCACCATCTCCTTCTTGGCGCGGCTGGCTTCCTTCTCGCCCTTCTGCACCGTGGAGACGATGCGGCGGAACTCGCCGATGGGCAGGCGGGAGGCGTCGGAAATGCTGCTGATGTCCGACCGGGTGCGGACGATGTCGTCGCCGTACTTCTCGACGAAGCGGCCCCAGGTCTTCGGGTTCAGCCCCTTCACCCGGTCCACCCAGTTGGGGTCGAGTTCGTGGCCGAAGTAATGGTTCAGGAAGTCCTCGCGCTTCACACGGCAGTCGGTGGCCATGCGCAGGAGCTTGCCTTCGAACCCGGTCAGCTTGCGGTTCAGGCCGTAGAGCTGTTCGACGAGCTGTTCGATGCGGCCGTTGTTCAGGCGCACCGTGTTCATCAGCTCGACCATCTCGGCCTTGAGCTTCTCGTACTTCTTGTCCGCGGTCTTGGCCACGTCCTCGCCGCGCTGGAGCGCGGTCAGGCGCTGCTCCTGGATCTTGTGCAGCTTGTCGTAGGTGGCCTTGATGTTCTCGAAGGTTTCGAGAACCTGCGGCTTCAGCGCGGCTTCCATGGCCGACAGGGACATGTTGTTGTCCTCGTCGCCTTCCGCGTCGCCCTCCATCTCGGGGCGCTCCAGCCCTTCCGGCTGTTCCTCGGCCTCGGCCTCGGGTTCCGCGCCCTCGGCCAGGGCTTCGGGCGGGATGCCGTCGGGCAGCCCCTCACCGTCCGGGCCGCCGCCATAGGTGGCGTCCAGATCGATGATGTCGCGCAGCAGCATCTTCCCTTCGAGAAGATCGTCGTGCCACTCCAGGATCGCCTTGATGGTCAGGGGCGATTCGCAGATGGCGCCGATCATCATCTCGCGGCCGGCTTCGATCCGCTTGGCGATGGCGATTTCGCCCTCGCGGCTCAGCAGTTCGACCGAACCCATCTCGCGCAGGTACATGCGCACGGGGTCGTCGGTACGGCCGATGTCGTCGTCGTCCAGGTTGCCGGACGCGCGCCCCTCGCCGTCGCCGTCGCCGCCGGCGTTGGCGGCGTCGTCCTGCTCTTCCGATTCGACGACGTTGATGCCCATCTCGGAGAGCATCGCCATCGTGTCTTCGATCTGCTCGGACGAGGACGAATCCGGCGGCAGGGCCGAGTTCAGCTCGTCATAGGTGACATAGCCGCGCTCCTTCCCGCGGGCGATCATCTTCTTGACCGCCAGCCCCATGCCGTCCATGAGCGGGCCGTCACCCGTCTCGTCCCGCGTTTCCGATGCTTCCACGCCGCTTGCTGCTTTCGTGGCCATGCGACTGCTGCCCCCGCATTACCCCAGAGAAAAAACGAGAATGAACGAAACCGTGTTACGGCACGCTTCCGCCTATCCCGTCGGCTGGTTCCGATCCATCATGAACACCCTGGCTTCGCCATTGGTTATAACAACCCCGCCCTGCCAACGTTCCGTCATTCCTACAACGCCCCGTCGTCAAGGTCGGAATCGTCCGCGATTCCCATTCCGGTCCTGATGACCTCCTGCTGCAGCGCGACGACACGGGCAAGAGCTTCCTCACTGTTCTCGCGAGCCAAGATCTCTTGCGCCTCTCTCAATTCGGCACGCACCTGACGGTGATGCACATGACGCCACGTCGGCCACCATCCCTGCAACGCTTCCTGCGGAGAAGCGTCGGGCTGAGCGAACCGTCCGTGGTCATAGGTCGTCCTGCTGAGCAACGACGCCAAAATGGTATCGAAGCCGGCCGATGACAAATGGCTATGGAGCGCGTCCGCGTCAAGCCTCGAGTCGCCTTCCGGCAGGGACGACAGGGTTGCGATCAGCGTTTGCCGTAGATCTTCCAGCGGACCGGCCGGGAAAACCACCATGCCGAGGTGTTCCCCTACCGTATCGAACAGGTCGGGATGATTGATAACCGCCGCCAGCAGCAGCCGTTCCCGTGTGTTCTCCAGCGTCAGGCGGCGCGGCGGGGTGCGCCGGTGGCCCTGGGGGGCCGATGTGCGGGCACCGGCCAGCCCCGGCGTGTGCCGCCGGGGTACCCGATTCGCACCCCATCCCCCCCCGTTCGCCCCGACTCGGGAATCGCCGGAGCGGAACCGCGGCGGCGGCGCGAAGGCCGCATCCAGCCGGCGGCGGATCTCACTTCGGTAATAGGCCTGGACGTCGCGGTGGGCGATCTGGCCCACCCGGTCCTCCAGCGCCGCCTTGACCGCGGCCTTGGCCTCGGGCGTGTCGGCACGGCGGTTCTCGGTCTCCATCTGCCACAGGGCGTCGATCAGGTGGATGGCCTGTTGCAGCAGCGGCTGGATCGCCTTGGGGCCATGGGTGCGGATCAGGCTGTCGGGATCCTCCCCTTCGGGCAGGAAGGCGACGCGGGCCGAATGGCCGGGGGCCAGATGGGGCAGGATGCGCTCCACCGCCCGCCACGCCGCCCGCCGCCCGGCGTTGTCGCCGTCGAAGCACAGGACCGGCTCCTTCACCTCGCCGGGGATCAGCTTCCACAGCTCCTGCACCTGGGTTTCGGTGAGCGCGGTGCCCAGCGGGGCCACCGCCCCCTCGTATCCCGCCCGCACCAGGGCGATGACGTCCATGTACCCCTCGGCCACCAGCACCGGCTGGCCGTCGGAGGCGGCCTGGCGCGCCCGCGACATGCCGTAGAGCAGCGATCCCTTGTGGAACAGCGGCGTGTCGGATGAGTTGACGTATTTCGGCCCGTCGCCCTCCAGGATGCGCCCGCCGAACGCCACCACCTGCCCCCGCCGGTCGGTGACGGGGAACATCACCCGGTTGCGGAAGAAGGCGTAGGGACTGCGCCCGTCCTCGGGCTGGCGCAGCAGGGCGGCGGTCAGCATGTCGTCGTCGCTGTAGCCCAGCCCCAGCAGGTGCCGCCGCATGGCCCCCGAGTCCGCCGGCGCGAAGCCCAGGCGGAAGCGGGCCATGGCCTCGCCGTCTAGCCCGCGGCGGAGCAGGTAATCCATGCCCGCCCGCCCGGCGGGTCCGCGGAGCTGCTGTTCGAACCAGCGGCAGCTTTCCTCCATCAGGTCGTGGAGGGTCTTGCGCCGTTCGTACTTGCGCCGGTCTTCCTCGGTCGGGCGCGGCACCTGCAGCCCGGCCTCCCCCGCCAGGGCCTCGACCGCCTCGGGAAAGGCCAGATTGTCGTGGCGCATCACGAAACCGATGATGTCGCCGTGGGCCCCGCAACCGAAGCAATGAAAAAAGCCCTTCTGGTCGTTCACATAGAACGATGGGGTCTTTTCATGATGAAACGGGCACGGGGCCTTGTATTCCCGCCCGGCGCGGATCAGCCGCATCCGTTTGCCCACCACCGCCGACAGGGCGAGGCGGGCACGCAATTCTTCCAGGAACTGCGGCGGGAAGGCCATAGGGCTCTTTTCTACCGGTTACCCGGCGTCACGAGGACGCCAGAACCTGCTTCACGATGCCGCTCACCTTGGTGAAGTCCATGCGTCCGGCGTAGCGGGCGCGCAGTTCGGCCATGGTCCGGCCCATGTCCTTGATGCTGGCGGCGCCGATCTCGGCGATCACCGCGTCGATGGCCTGCTTGGTCTCGCCGTCGGTGAGCTGTTTGGGCAGGAAGCCCTCGATCACCGCGATTTCCTCGCGTTCCTGCTCGGCCAGTTCGCAGCGCCCGCCCTGCTCGTACATCGTGATCGATTCCTGGCGCTGCTTGATCATGGTCTGGAGCATCGACAGGATTTCGGTTTCGTCGATCCCGTCCATCACCCCGCGCGAGCGGGCGGCGATGTCGCGATCCTTCAGCGCGGCCAGGATCAGCCGCACGGTGGACACCGTGCGCTGGTCCTTGGCCTTCATGGCTTCCTTCAGCGACTCGTTCAACCGGGTTCGCAGCATCGCAAGGTTCCTTAAAAACAGCGTTGTTGGGCCGATGGGCCGGCCCGGCCCCCGTTTCCGGGACACCAATCATGCGGGAAACACCTAACGAATTGATATCGGACTTCTCAAGCCCCTTTCCAGTGGCGGGGCATCGGGCCTGCCCCCCGCGGGGCTTGCGCTGGCAGAGCGGCCCGGCCATTCCCATATCGGACTTGACCGGACGGGTGGGGCTGTCTATTCGATGGCGGCTCGTCCGCTGGCCTCGTCAACGGGCGGGTCTCGCCGCGCCCGGCCCCCGCGGACGAGCCGCATGTTTCCTACGCCGCCCGCCAGCGGCCGATGCTAAGGTCTGACCCGATGCCCATCTCCCCTCTTCCCGATGACGCCCCGACGGGCGTTCTGGTTCTGGCCGACGGTACGGTGTTCAAGGGCCGAGGCATCGGTGCGGTGGGCGATGCCGTCGGCGAGGTGTGCTTCAACACCTCCATGACCGGCTATCAGGAAATCCTGACCGATCCCAGCTACGCCGGCCAGATCATCACCTTCACCTTCCCGCACGTGGGCAACGTCGGCACCACGCCCGAGGATATCGAGACGGTGACCCCCGCCGCCCGCGGCCTGATCCTGCGCGCCGACATCACCCAGCCGTCCAACTGGCGCTCGACCCAGCACCTGGATGCCTGGCTGAAGAGCCACAACCTGATCGGCCTGGCCGGCGTGGACACCCGCCGCCTGACCCGCCGCATCCGCGACCTGGGCGCGCCCAACGGCGTGGTCGCCCACGCCCCCGACGGGAAATTCGACCTCGATGCCCTGACCGCCAAGGCCGCCGGGTGGCCGGGGCTGGAGGGCATGGACCTGGCCAAGGACGTGTCCTGCACCCAGACCTACGGCTGGACCGAGGCGGCGTGGACCATCGGCGGCGGCTACGCCACCCAGGACACGCCGCGCTTCCACGTGGTCGCCCTGGATTTCGGCGCCAAGCGCAACATCCTGCGCTGTCTGGCCGCGGCGGGCTGCAAGGTGACGGTGGTTCCCGCCACCGCCACCGTGGACGAGGTGATGAGCCACAAGCCCGACGGCGTGTTCCTGTCCAACGGCCCCGGCGACCCCGCGGCCACCGGCGCGTACGCCGTGCCGACCATCCGCGGCCTGCTGGACACCGGCCTGCCGCTGTTCGGCATCTGCCTGGGCCACCAGATGCTGTCGCTGGCGCTGGGCGGGCGCACGGAAAAGATGCCCCGCGGCCACCGCGGCGCCAACCACCCGGTGAAGGATCTCGCCACCGGGCGGGTGGAGATCACCAGCCAGAACCACGGCTTCGTCGTGGTGCCCGAAAGCCTGCCGCCGGATGTGGAGGTCACCCACGTCAGCCTGTTCGACGGCACCAACGAGGGCATCCGCCTGAAGGGCAAGCCGGTCTTCTCGGTGCAGTACCACCCCGAGGCGTCGCCCGGCCCGCAGGACAGCCATTACCTGTTCGACCGCTTCGTCGGCCTGATGGACGGCAAGCCGCTGCCCTGATGTGAGAGGCAAAGGGCCGGGCGGGCGTTCTCCCCCGGCCTTTTTTCCAGTGCGTTTTCCCCGACAACCGTTCGAGATCCGCGGGTGCAGCCGACGACACCGCCGCCGCCAGCCCAGGAAACCCGGATGACGGAGGCGCCGCCGCCTCGCCGCGGCGTGTCCCTGCGCATCGGGCTGGCCGGGCTGGTGCTGGCGGCGATGCTGCCGATGCTGGCCTTTTCCGCCTGGATGGTGGTGCGGATGGCCGATGCCCAGCGGGCCAACGCCGAACACCAGGGCCATCAGGTGGCCCTGTCGCTGGCGGTGGCGGTGGAACGCGAGCTGACGGCGATGATCGCCACGCTGCAGGTTCTGTCCACCGCCCACGGGTTCGTGACCGGTGACATGGCCGAGCTGCACCGGCAGGCGTCGGAGCTTCTGCGCAACAAGGAAATCCGCCGCGAAGGCACCAACATCGTGCTGGCCACCGCCCAGGGGCAGCAGTTGTGGGCCACGCGCCTGCCCTATGGCACACCGCTTCCCGATGCCGGCGGGTCGCCCATGATGCGGCGGGTGGCGGAAACCGGGGAAGCCGCGGTTTCCGACCTGTTCACCGGGTCGATCAGCAACACGCCGCTGGTGACGGTGGGCGTGCCGGTCAAGGACGGCGCCACCCTGCGCTATGTCCTCAGCATGGGCGCGCCCGCTCACCTGTGGGCCGGGGTGATGCAGCGCCAGGGCGTGCCCGAGGGCTGGACCGCCGCCCTGTCCGACACCAAGGGGCGGATCATCGCCCGAGCACCCTTCGACCCCGTGTCGGTGGGCGGCACCACGTCGGCGGCCACCGCCGCCGCCACGGCGGGGCAGCGCAGCGGATCGTTCCGCGACGACAGCAGCCAGACCGGCCTGTTCACCGCCTTCGCCCGCTCGTCCCTGTCGGGGTGGATGGTGACGGTGACCGTCCCCGCCGCCCACATCGACGCCCCGTTGCGGTCGTCGCTGATGCTGATGGCCGCCGGGGGCGGGCTGGTGCTGCTGCTCAGCACGGGGCTGACGCTGCTGGTGGGCCGGCGCATCTCCGACCCCGTGCGCCGGCTGGCGGTGATGGCCGATGCGCTGGGCCGCGGCACGTCCCCCACCCCGCCGCCCGCCGTGATCCGCGAGGTCAGCGCGGTTGCCGACGCGCTGCGGGCCACCAGCCGCCGGCTGAAGGATGCCGACGCCCAGCGCCGCCTGTCCATGGAGGCCGGACGCATCGGCGTGTGGCGCTTCGATCCCCTGACCCGCCGCTTCCACGGCTGGGGCCGCGCCGCCGAGCTGCTGGGAATCGGCCCGGCGGGCGAGCTGGACGCGCCGCTCGACGCCTGGCTGCTGCACGTGCCGCTGGAGCACATCGACGGGCTGATGGCCGCCCTGATGCCCCGTCACGCGACGGTGGAGGAATTCGACCTGGAATTCCCGGTGGAACCGCCGGACTCGCCCCGGCGCTGGCTGGCCATCCGCGGATCGTTCCTGGCCGAGGCGGTTCCCGGCTCCCCCACCTTGTCCACCCGCGCCGTCGGCGTGCTGGAGGATGTGACCGAGCGGCGCCGGATCATGGAGGAGCGGCTGATCGAGGCGTCGGAGCGCCACGCCGCCGACCGCCGCCTGTTCGCCGCCATCGTGGAACGCACCAGCGATCTGGTGGCCGCCATCGACACCAGCCACCGGCTGATCCTGTTCAACACCGCCTATCAGCGCAACGTGGAATGGGCGTTCGGGCGCAGCCCCCGCATCGGCAGCCGGCTGGAATCCCGCGACGGCGGCGCCCCGCCCGACGACGGGGACGGGCCACAGTTCCGCATCCTGATTCCCGGCGAAGCCTTCGGCCACTGGCAGCGCGCCCTGTCGGGCGAGCGGCTGACCGCCATGCGCCGGTTCACCTCCTCCGCCGATCCCGGCCGGACACGGCACGTGGAGGTGGTCTACGACGCCATTCCCGGCAGCGACGGGGCGCCCA
This DNA window, taken from Azospirillum fermentarium, encodes the following:
- a CDS encoding response regulator, producing MTEAPPPRRGVSLRIGLAGLVLAAMLPMLAFSAWMVVRMADAQRANAEHQGHQVALSLAVAVERELTAMIATLQVLSTAHGFVTGDMAELHRQASELLRNKEIRREGTNIVLATAQGQQLWATRLPYGTPLPDAGGSPMMRRVAETGEAAVSDLFTGSISNTPLVTVGVPVKDGATLRYVLSMGAPAHLWAGVMQRQGVPEGWTAALSDTKGRIIARAPFDPVSVGGTTSAATAAATAGQRSGSFRDDSSQTGLFTAFARSSLSGWMVTVTVPAAHIDAPLRSSLMLMAAGGGLVLLLSTGLTLLVGRRISDPVRRLAVMADALGRGTSPTPPPAVIREVSAVADALRATSRRLKDADAQRRLSMEAGRIGVWRFDPLTRRFHGWGRAAELLGIGPAGELDAPLDAWLLHVPLEHIDGLMAALMPRHATVEEFDLEFPVEPPDSPRRWLAIRGSFLAEAVPGSPTLSTRAVGVLEDVTERRRIMEERLIEASERHAADRRLFAAIVERTSDLVAAIDTSHRLILFNTAYQRNVEWAFGRSPRIGSRLESRDGGAPPDDGDGPQFRILIPGEAFGHWQRALSGERLTAMRRFTSSADPGRTRHVEVVYDAIPGSDGAPIGAFMVGRDVTERENALAALRAAEDSLRQAQKMEAIGHLTGGIAHDFNNLLQAVGAALYLVEIRQPGPEVMTPLLTAQQAVKRGATLTQHLLAFSRRQRLDPRAVDVAALVAGMQGLMERTLGGTIQIVRETEPGLWPALVDANQLEMAILNLSINARDAMPGGGTLTIAVGNAACPAPPAPGVAPGDYVRVAVRDTGTGMSEEVAARAFEPFFTTKGVGHGTGLGLSMVHGLAAQSGGAVLLDSRLGQGTTITLLLPRAPFAATAEPDDAVPPPPPPVATAAAILLVEDEVLVRLATAALLSEHGYEVEEAGTGEEALECAARRRPDAVVTDYAMPGMTGLELTRRLRGLYPGLPVVMVTGYAEIPQPLLHEERLVVLQKPYLTDDLLGRLRDGLSGKGTVTPAGPTG